Part of the Natrialbaceae archaeon AArc-T1-2 genome, CACAGCTAATATCATACGGATTGCTGTAACTATGTACCGGGGCAACCGCGCCTCGTCTTGCGGTTGCCCCGGTACGGACGTACAGCAGTCAGTATCAGCCGTCGTCGAGCCGTTCGCGAACGCTCGCCGCGTGAGCTTCGAGTCCCTCGGCCTCGGCGAGCGTCGTGATCGTCTCGGCGAGGGACGCGAGTCCGTCTTCCGAGAGACGCTGGACGGTCGTCGAACGAACGAACGTTTCGACCGAGAGACCGCCAGTCACGCGAGCACCGCCGTTCGTCGGGAGGACGTGGTTCGTCCCGCTCGCGTAGTCGCCGGCCGCGACCGGCGTGTGTGGGCCGAGAAAGACGCTACCTGCGCTGTCGATGCGCTCGAGGATCGCCTCGTCGTCGGCGGCGATGATCGAGAGGTGTTCGGGCGCATATTCCTCGGTGAAGAGGATCGCCTCGCTCATCGACCGGGCGAGCAAGATTCCACTGCCCCCGTTCGCGAGCGCGTCGCGGATGGTTTCTTCGCGCTCGCGCTCACGTGCCTGCTGGTCGACGGCGTCGGCCGTCGTCTCGGCGAGTTCGGGGTCGTCGGTGACGGCGACGACCGGCGAGTTCGGATCGTGTTCGGCCTGAGCGACCAGTTCCGAAGCGACGAGGTCGGGTTCGGCTGTCTCGTCGGCGACGACGACGACCTCGCTCGGCCCGGCCAGAAAGTCGATCTCGACGTCGCCACGCACCGCCGCTTTCGCCGCCGTCACCCACCGGTTGCCGGGGCCGACGATCTTCTGGACGCTCGTGATCGTCTCGGTGCCGTAGGCCAGTCCGGCGACTGCCTGTGCCCCACCGACGCTGTAGACCGCGTCCGCGCCGGCCGCGTGGATGGCCGCCAGCGTGACGGGGTTGAGTTCCTCGGCGGGTGGCGTGACGACCGAGACGTGCTCG contains:
- the hisD gene encoding histidinol dehydrogenase — its product is MSIDVRELADLGPDDRAAFFQRDAGIDEVRSDVREIVDRVREEGDVAVREFTEEFDGVSVGNLEVTDRCERAYEEIDADVREAIEAAAANVREFHEAQVPEDWREEFEDGRELGRRFRPIDRAGVYVPGGTAAYPSSAIMGVVPAVVAGVEHVSVVTPPAEELNPVTLAAIHAAGADAVYSVGGAQAVAGLAYGTETITSVQKIVGPGNRWVTAAKAAVRGDVEIDFLAGPSEVVVVADETAEPDLVASELVAQAEHDPNSPVVAVTDDPELAETTADAVDQQAREREREETIRDALANGGSGILLARSMSEAILFTEEYAPEHLSIIAADDEAILERIDSAGSVFLGPHTPVAAGDYASGTNHVLPTNGGARVTGGLSVETFVRSTTVQRLSEDGLASLAETITTLAEAEGLEAHAASVRERLDDG